A stretch of Spirosoma oryzicola DNA encodes these proteins:
- a CDS encoding PQQ-dependent sugar dehydrogenase codes for MKSTLLLLAMTTTVAVAEPPVKSARIHSSTDHRITTKRNAIAPDPDNGGIKLTTGFQALVFADNVGKARHIVVDKAGTVFVKLDKLKDGKGNVELLDTDGDGRADQTVTFGNYTGTGMGIYDGYLYASSDTSVYRYKLTNGKVMETTPAEPIVVGLTLQRQHAGKSLALSPDGKLYVNFGAPSNACQEKDRQKGSKGMDPCPILENYGGIWVFDANKQNQKQSDGKRYATGIRNAVALDWNTATNSLYALQHGRDNLNNWGGVFTDEVSAELPSEEFLMIKEGADFGWPYCYNDHNKNKKILAPEYGGDGTKEDRCAGKEKPIMAFPGHWAPNDLLFYTGNLFPAKYKNGAFVCFHGSWNRAPLKQGGYFVAFIPFGKDGRPSGKYEVFAENFAGVAEQGKPGTNVNAGKLDLASPGDAKARPMGLAQGPDGSLYITDSVKGKVWRVMYSAKK; via the coding sequence ATGAAATCAACGTTACTGTTGCTGGCCATGACTACGACGGTCGCCGTCGCTGAGCCGCCCGTCAAGTCAGCTAGAATTCATTCATCAACGGATCACCGGATTACCACCAAACGAAACGCGATTGCGCCCGATCCCGACAATGGTGGCATCAAGCTAACTACGGGTTTTCAGGCGTTGGTATTCGCTGACAATGTCGGTAAAGCTCGGCACATCGTTGTCGATAAGGCGGGTACCGTATTTGTCAAACTGGACAAACTCAAAGACGGTAAAGGAAACGTTGAACTGCTGGATACCGACGGCGATGGTCGGGCCGATCAGACCGTGACGTTCGGCAACTACACCGGTACAGGTATGGGCATCTACGATGGATACCTGTACGCATCGTCGGATACATCGGTGTACCGCTACAAGCTGACCAACGGTAAGGTAATGGAAACCACCCCCGCTGAACCGATTGTCGTTGGTCTGACGCTTCAACGCCAGCACGCGGGTAAATCACTGGCGCTCTCGCCGGATGGGAAATTGTACGTCAATTTCGGAGCACCCTCCAACGCCTGTCAGGAAAAAGACCGGCAAAAAGGCTCGAAGGGAATGGACCCTTGCCCAATTCTGGAAAATTACGGCGGTATCTGGGTATTCGACGCCAACAAACAAAACCAGAAGCAGTCGGACGGAAAACGGTACGCAACGGGTATCCGTAACGCCGTCGCCCTCGACTGGAACACGGCGACAAATTCGCTCTACGCGCTGCAACACGGTCGCGATAACCTCAACAACTGGGGTGGTGTATTCACCGACGAAGTAAGCGCGGAACTGCCTTCGGAAGAGTTTTTAATGATCAAAGAAGGTGCTGACTTTGGCTGGCCTTACTGCTACAACGACCATAACAAAAACAAAAAAATACTGGCTCCTGAATACGGTGGAGACGGCACAAAAGAAGACCGCTGCGCCGGAAAAGAAAAGCCGATTATGGCATTCCCTGGCCACTGGGCACCCAACGACCTGCTGTTTTACACGGGAAATCTATTTCCTGCGAAATACAAAAATGGTGCGTTTGTTTGCTTCCACGGCTCATGGAACCGGGCTCCGCTGAAACAGGGCGGTTACTTTGTAGCGTTTATTCCATTCGGGAAAGACGGTCGTCCGTCGGGCAAGTACGAAGTGTTTGCGGAAAATTTCGCGGGTGTAGCCGAGCAGGGTAAACCCGGCACGAACGTCAACGCAGGTAAGCTCGATCTGGCGAGTCCGGGTGATGCGAAAGCACGTCCAATGGGACTGGCGCAAGGTCCCGACGGTTCGCTGTACATCACCGATTCAGTAAAAGGTAAAGTTTGGCGGGTTATGTATAGCGCTAAAAAGTAG
- a CDS encoding tRNA-binding protein, with product MSNEPLSWSDFEKVEIRTGTILSVDAFPEARKPAYKLTIDFGDFGIKRTSAQITKLYSMDELVGKQVVAVVNFPPKQIATFMSECLVLGAVADDGTVTLLQTERPTVNGLRIG from the coding sequence ATGAGCAATGAACCCTTATCCTGGTCCGATTTTGAGAAAGTAGAAATCCGTACGGGTACGATCCTTTCCGTAGACGCTTTCCCGGAAGCCCGCAAACCAGCGTACAAACTAACGATTGATTTTGGTGATTTTGGCATCAAACGCACCTCCGCGCAGATCACCAAACTGTACTCAATGGATGAACTGGTTGGCAAGCAGGTCGTAGCGGTTGTTAACTTTCCGCCAAAACAGATCGCTACGTTTATGAGCGAATGCCTGGTTCTGGGTGCTGTCGCCGACGATGGCACCGTTACGCTTCTGCAAACCGAACGTCCGACGGTTAATGGCCTGCGCATTGGCTGA
- a CDS encoding adenylate/guanylate cyclase domain-containing protein, with amino-acid sequence MQKPPIESYFREHFSDESLKREAQRAGVLSAMFLFATVVLAILHPLLRNDNLISIPSPVMLTVIPYLVGMGGYEWGIRRLFTQQLKRHQDIPTFFKFANATFEISSISFIILIVSRHLSDRLLALDSPLTYIYLFFIILSTLRLNFWLSVYTGAIAGAEYIGLYFLIAGSVSEPYREIDLFVHLPLMFIIKGGLLIMAGLAAGYVSRQIRLSITDTIRATETEQNAVTLFGQQVSPQIARAVLEQKGNYQSHRMRVAVMFLDIRDFTNYATHQAPEDVMAYQNTFFGIIIRIVEQYGGVVNQFLGDGCMITFGAPVEVENPAEVAVEAGFTILREIRKAVTDELMIPTAIGIGIHLGDAVVGNIGTETRQQYSVTGNVVILAARIEQLNKPFKTQFLVSREVYESLTMPPETARALGPTVIKGVDEEIELYQLF; translated from the coding sequence ATGCAGAAGCCACCGATCGAGTCTTACTTTCGGGAGCACTTCTCCGATGAAAGTCTGAAACGGGAAGCGCAACGGGCAGGCGTCTTATCGGCCATGTTTCTGTTCGCTACGGTAGTGCTGGCCATTTTACACCCTCTGCTGCGTAATGACAACCTGATATCCATTCCCAGCCCCGTTATGCTCACGGTTATACCCTATCTGGTGGGCATGGGCGGGTACGAATGGGGCATCCGGCGCTTGTTTACGCAACAGTTGAAGCGCCATCAGGACATCCCGACGTTCTTTAAGTTTGCCAATGCTACCTTCGAGATCAGCTCTATTTCGTTTATCATCCTGATTGTATCCCGTCATCTGAGCGACCGGTTGCTGGCACTCGACAGTCCGCTGACGTACATCTACCTGTTTTTCATCATTCTTTCCACCCTTCGGCTCAACTTCTGGCTATCGGTCTACACGGGTGCTATCGCCGGGGCTGAGTATATCGGTCTTTATTTTCTAATTGCTGGTTCCGTCAGCGAACCGTACCGGGAGATCGACTTGTTTGTACACCTGCCCCTAATGTTTATCATCAAAGGGGGGCTGCTGATTATGGCTGGTCTGGCAGCGGGTTATGTATCCCGGCAGATTCGGCTTAGTATTACGGATACCATTCGGGCTACTGAAACGGAGCAAAATGCCGTAACGCTGTTTGGTCAGCAGGTGTCGCCCCAGATTGCCCGCGCCGTACTGGAGCAAAAAGGAAACTATCAGAGTCACCGCATGCGTGTGGCTGTTATGTTTCTCGACATCCGCGATTTTACGAACTACGCCACTCACCAGGCTCCCGAAGACGTTATGGCGTATCAGAACACGTTCTTCGGTATCATTATCCGCATCGTCGAACAGTACGGTGGTGTTGTAAACCAGTTTCTCGGCGATGGCTGCATGATCACCTTCGGAGCGCCCGTAGAGGTGGAAAACCCCGCCGAAGTAGCCGTTGAAGCGGGGTTTACCATTCTCCGAGAAATACGCAAAGCTGTTACGGACGAGTTGATGATTCCTACAGCAATAGGCATTGGTATTCACCTCGGCGACGCGGTGGTTGGCAATATTGGCACCGAAACGCGCCAACAATATTCCGTGACCGGCAACGTCGTGATACTGGCCGCCCGCATTGAACAGCTCAACAAACCGTTTAAGACGCAGTTTCTGGTGTCGCGGGAGGTGTACGAATCGCTGACTATGCCGCCCGAAACGGCCCGCGCCTTGGGTCCAACGGTTATCAAAGGCGTTGACGAGGAAATTGAGCTATACCAATTGTTTTAG